In Drosophila innubila isolate TH190305 chromosome 2R unlocalized genomic scaffold, UK_Dinn_1.0 1_C_2R, whole genome shotgun sequence, the following are encoded in one genomic region:
- the LOC117785514 gene encoding protein enhancer of sevenless 2B yields MEAIAKHDFSATADDELSFRKTQILKILNMEDDSNWYRAELDGKEGLIPSNYIEMKNHDWYYGRITRADAEKLLSNKHEGAFLIRISESSPGDFSLSVKCPDGVQHFKVLRDAQSKFFLWVVKFNSLNELVEYHRTASVSRSQEVKLRDMIPEEMLVQALYDFVPQESGELDFRRGDVITVTDRSDENWWNGEIGNRKGIFPATYVTPYHS; encoded by the exons atggAAGCAATTGCCAAACATGATTTCTCAGCGACGGCCGATGATGAACTCAGTTTTCGTAAAACTCAAATTCTAAAG ATATTAAATATGGAAGACGATTCAAATTGGTATCGCGCTGAATTGGACGGGAAGGAGGGGCTGATACCCAGtaattatatagaaatgaaaaatcaCGA ttgGTACTATGGACGCATCACACGAGCCGATGCTGAAAAGCTGCTGTCGAATAAACACGAAGGCGCCTTTTTAATACGCATCAGCGAATCCAGTCCCGGCGATTTCTCCTTATCCGTCAA ATGTCCCGATGGCGtgcaacattttaaagttCTGCGCGACGCACAAAGTAAATTTTTCCTGTGGGTAGTCAAGTTCAATTCCCTCAACGAACTGGTCGAATATCATCGAACGGCGAGCGTGTCGCGATCACAGGAGGTCAAACTGCGTGATATGATACCTGAAGAG ATGCTTGTGCAGGCGCTATACGACTTTGTGCCACAGGAATCCGGGGAATTGGACTTTAGACGCGGTGATGTCATCACCGTTACAGACCGATCCGATGAAAATTGGTGGAATGGCGAGATTGGCAATAGAAAAGGCATTTTCCCAGCAACCTACGTGACGCCATATCATTCATAA